A region of Pseudomonas saponiphila DNA encodes the following proteins:
- a CDS encoding MlaC/ttg2D family ABC transporter substrate-binding protein: protein MISILRRGLLVLLAALPLLASAASAPSAHDLVQDTTTRLLADLAANKEKYKQSPNDFYNALNGIVGPVVDADGISRSIMTVKYSRKATPEQMARFQENFKRSLMQFYGNALLEYNNQGITVSPARDESGTRTSVDMQVKGNNGAIYPVSYTLEKINDEWKVRNVIINGINIGKLFRDQFADAMQRNGNNLDKTIDGWAGEVAKAKEVTEDAAHKAAQ, encoded by the coding sequence ATGATCTCTATCTTGCGACGTGGCCTGTTGGTGCTGCTGGCGGCCCTGCCGTTGCTGGCTAGCGCGGCCAGTGCACCTTCCGCCCACGATCTGGTGCAGGACACCACCACCCGCCTGCTGGCGGATCTGGCGGCCAACAAGGAAAAGTACAAGCAAAGCCCGAACGACTTCTACAACGCCCTGAACGGCATTGTCGGTCCGGTGGTGGATGCCGACGGCATCTCCCGCAGCATCATGACCGTGAAGTATTCGCGCAAGGCCACCCCGGAGCAGATGGCGCGCTTCCAGGAGAACTTCAAGCGCAGCCTGATGCAGTTCTATGGCAACGCCTTGCTCGAGTACAACAACCAGGGCATCACCGTTTCTCCGGCCAGGGATGAAAGCGGCACCCGTACCAGCGTGGACATGCAAGTCAAAGGCAACAACGGCGCTATCTATCCGGTGTCCTACACCCTGGAGAAGATCAACGACGAGTGGAAAGTGCGTAACGTGATCATCAACGGCATCAACATCGGCAAGCTGTTCCGTGATCAGTTCGCCGACGCCATGCAGCGCAACGGCAACAACCTGGACAAGACCATCGACGGCTGGGCCGGCGAA